In Rheinheimera sp. MM224, one DNA window encodes the following:
- a CDS encoding DUF2909 domain-containing protein: MWIKLLLIALLLFIVFNLFRALFLMLKNDDDQPSMSKFLGRRVWWSAIVLLFVILALQFGLITPHDRPY, encoded by the coding sequence ATGTGGATTAAACTTTTACTCATTGCACTACTGCTCTTTATTGTTTTTAATTTGTTTCGTGCCTTATTTCTGATGCTGAAAAACGATGATGATCAGCCCAGCATGTCGAAGTTTTTAGGCCGACGCGTTTGGTGGTCGGCCATTGTTTTATTGTTTGTGATCCTTGCCCTGCAGTTTGGTTTGATCACTCCGCACGATCGCCCTTATTAG
- a CDS encoding cytochrome c oxidase assembly protein has translation MALKHQPIVVKLCLLTAAMFGFGYALVPLYDVFCDLTGLNGKTSSMAATAEAAIPDKKREVLVEFIARPNNNMPWVFEPVVHKLRVHPGEIHRIDYLAHNVTGRAMTAQAVPSVSPGQAALYFNKMECFCFTQQHLTAGQQLLMPLQFYVDPALPEQFSTITLSYTLYEVDAATPVTAQTATGDNNE, from the coding sequence ATGGCACTAAAGCATCAACCTATAGTTGTGAAATTATGTCTGCTGACCGCAGCCATGTTTGGTTTTGGGTATGCCTTAGTGCCTTTGTACGACGTGTTTTGTGATTTAACCGGCCTGAACGGTAAAACCTCCAGCATGGCGGCGACAGCTGAAGCTGCTATACCGGATAAAAAACGCGAAGTGCTGGTAGAGTTTATCGCCCGTCCGAATAACAACATGCCTTGGGTGTTTGAGCCTGTGGTGCATAAACTTCGGGTGCATCCGGGCGAAATCCACCGTATTGATTATCTGGCGCACAATGTCACAGGCCGGGCTATGACAGCCCAGGCTGTACCTTCGGTGTCGCCGGGTCAGGCCGCTTTGTATTTTAATAAAATGGAATGTTTCTGTTTTACCCAACAACATCTGACGGCAGGTCAGCAGTTATTAATGCCGTTGCAATTTTATGTCGATCCCGCACTACCGGAACAGTTCAGCACTATCACTTTGTCCTACACCTTGTACGAAGTAGACGCTGCCACCCCGGTCACTGCACAGACAGCAACAGGGGATAACAATGAGTGA
- a CDS encoding cytochrome c oxidase subunit 3: MSEKYEHYYVPDQSPWPIVGAVALFMMAFGAGHFVNDVTKDQSGYGGYLLLAGVATLIFMLVGWFRNVIDESMHGLYSKQLDRSYRQGMSWFIFSEVMFFGAFFGALFYARMIAIPWLDGASNNASTAAVLWPAFEAAWPLLKTPGGTETQAMPWQGLPLYNTLILLASSVTLQFAHIGLEQNKRGQLKLMLGLTILLGACFLALQGVEYVHAYQDLGLKLDSGIYGNTFFLLTGFHGLHVTLGAIFLLVMFLRIVLKNHFTAHKHFAFQAAAWYWHFVDVVWLCLFVFVYVL, from the coding sequence ATGAGTGAAAAATACGAACATTATTACGTACCGGACCAAAGCCCATGGCCGATAGTGGGCGCTGTGGCGCTGTTTATGATGGCTTTTGGTGCCGGTCATTTTGTCAATGACGTCACCAAAGATCAGTCGGGTTATGGCGGTTATTTATTGCTGGCTGGTGTCGCCACTTTAATTTTTATGCTGGTAGGCTGGTTCAGAAATGTGATTGATGAATCCATGCATGGTTTGTACAGCAAACAATTGGACAGATCCTACCGTCAGGGTATGAGCTGGTTTATTTTCTCCGAAGTAATGTTTTTTGGTGCCTTTTTTGGCGCCTTATTTTACGCCCGGATGATCGCTATTCCATGGCTGGATGGCGCCAGCAATAACGCCAGTACAGCTGCTGTATTGTGGCCAGCCTTTGAAGCGGCCTGGCCTTTACTGAAAACCCCGGGTGGCACTGAAACTCAGGCTATGCCATGGCAAGGATTACCCCTTTATAACACACTGATTTTATTAGCGTCCTCTGTCACTTTGCAGTTTGCACACATAGGTTTGGAACAAAATAAAAGAGGTCAGCTCAAGCTGATGTTAGGACTCACTATCCTGCTCGGTGCCTGTTTCCTTGCTTTGCAGGGGGTCGAGTATGTACATGCTTATCAGGATCTGGGTTTAAAACTGGACTCCGGCATTTATGGCAATACCTTCTTTTTACTGACGGGGTTCCATGGATTGCACGTGACTTTGGGAGCCATATTTCTACTGGTGATGTTTTTACGTATCGTACTGAAAAATCACTTTACCGCTCATAAGCATTTTGCCTTTCAGGCTGCTGCCTGGTATTGGCATTTTGTCGATGTGGTCTGGTTGTGTTTGTTTGTTTTTGTCTACGTGCTGTAG
- the ctaD gene encoding cytochrome c oxidase subunit I, producing MSTVTTDPHAHAEHEHHGPAKGLKRWLYTTNHKDIGTLYLLFALTMFFIGGAMAMVIRAELFQPGLQIVQPDFFNQMTTVHGLIMVFGAVMPAFTGLANWLVPMMIGAPDMALPRMNNWSFWILPFAFSILLASLFMEGGGPGFGWTFYAPLSTTYSSDSTALFVFSVHIMGISSIMGAINVIVTIMNLRAPGMTYMKMPLFVWTWFITAYLLIAVMPVLAGAVTMVLTDKYFGTSFFDAAGGGDPVLFQHIFWFFGHPEVYIMILPAFGIVSSIVPTFARKPLFGYASMVYATSSIALLSFLVWAHHMFTTGMPVFAELFFMYCTMLIAVPTGVKVFNWVATMWRGAMTFEVPMMFALAFIVLFTIGGFSGLMLAITPADFQYHDTYFVVAHFHYVLVTGAIFSIMAAAYYWLPKWTGHMYDETLGQWHFWCSLISVNVLFFPMHFVGLAGMPRRIPDYALQFADFNALISIGGFAFGLSQLLFVWLVVKCIKGGEKATDQVWEGAEGLEWTIPSPAPYHSFTTPPEIK from the coding sequence ATGAGTACTGTTACTACAGATCCGCATGCTCATGCTGAGCACGAGCATCATGGGCCAGCCAAAGGACTAAAACGCTGGCTTTATACTACTAACCACAAAGACATAGGTACTTTATACCTGCTGTTTGCACTGACGATGTTTTTTATCGGTGGTGCTATGGCGATGGTGATCCGGGCTGAGTTGTTCCAGCCTGGTTTACAGATAGTACAACCTGACTTTTTTAACCAGATGACTACAGTGCATGGCCTGATTATGGTGTTTGGTGCTGTAATGCCTGCCTTTACCGGTCTGGCAAACTGGCTGGTGCCTATGATGATAGGTGCGCCGGATATGGCCTTACCGCGGATGAACAACTGGAGCTTCTGGATCTTACCTTTTGCCTTCAGCATCCTGCTGGCGTCTTTGTTTATGGAAGGTGGTGGCCCAGGTTTTGGCTGGACTTTCTATGCGCCACTTTCAACCACCTACAGCAGTGACAGCACAGCACTTTTTGTGTTCTCAGTTCATATCATGGGTATTTCATCCATCATGGGCGCTATCAATGTGATAGTGACCATTATGAACCTGCGTGCTCCAGGCATGACCTATATGAAAATGCCATTGTTTGTCTGGACCTGGTTTATTACGGCTTATCTGCTGATTGCTGTGATGCCTGTACTGGCGGGAGCTGTCACTATGGTGCTGACCGATAAGTACTTTGGTACCAGCTTTTTCGATGCAGCTGGTGGTGGCGACCCTGTGTTATTCCAGCATATTTTCTGGTTTTTTGGTCACCCCGAAGTCTATATCATGATTTTACCGGCCTTTGGTATTGTCTCGAGCATAGTACCGACCTTTGCCCGTAAACCCTTGTTTGGTTATGCCTCTATGGTGTACGCCACCTCCAGTATTGCGCTGCTGTCCTTTTTAGTCTGGGCGCATCATATGTTCACTACGGGGATGCCGGTGTTTGCAGAACTGTTCTTTATGTACTGCACCATGCTGATTGCGGTGCCGACCGGAGTGAAAGTATTTAACTGGGTAGCCACTATGTGGCGAGGGGCTATGACCTTTGAAGTGCCTATGATGTTTGCCTTGGCCTTTATCGTGCTTTTCACCATAGGGGGCTTTTCTGGTTTGATGCTGGCTATTACGCCAGCTGACTTCCAGTACCACGATACCTACTTTGTGGTCGCACATTTCCACTATGTGTTAGTCACAGGAGCCATCTTCTCCATTATGGCAGCTGCGTATTACTGGCTGCCGAAGTGGACAGGCCATATGTACGACGAAACTTTAGGTCAGTGGCATTTCTGGTGTTCGTTGATTTCCGTCAACGTACTGTTTTTCCCAATGCATTTTGTTGGCCTGGCCGGTATGCCACGGCGGATCCCGGATTACGCTCTGCAATTTGCTGACTTTAATGCGCTGATCAGCATTGGTGGTTTTGCCTTTGGTTTATCTCAGTTGCTGTTTGTCTGGCTGGTGGTGAAATGTATCAAAGGCGGTGAAAAAGCTACAGATCAGGTATGGGAAGGAGCTGAAGGCCTTGAATGGACCATCCCTTCGCCTGCGCCTTATCACAGCTTTACTACACCACCTGAAATCAAGTAG
- a CDS encoding SURF1 family protein, whose amino-acid sequence MQAQPFAHLSRHWLLAVFTLVAFALLIKLSYWQWQRAEQKQTQLDQLHSAEQQGPVQWRDLASIPAEQQDGLMLQGKAVWLKPAVWLLDNQLIQGKAGYDVVIPVLVSNQGPAVLVNLGWVQAPPSRDQLPELSIPESFELMALLRTELKGFRLGQNLENTGLWPQRMQQVEPAELSQVLGQELAPVLLYQQQSPYLYHYKAVVMPPEKHRAYALQWLLLAVAAVVIGWFMSKKEL is encoded by the coding sequence ATGCAAGCTCAGCCTTTTGCCCATTTATCCCGACACTGGCTGTTGGCTGTATTCACTCTGGTCGCTTTTGCGCTTTTGATCAAGTTGAGTTACTGGCAATGGCAACGTGCCGAGCAAAAGCAAACTCAATTGGATCAGTTGCATAGTGCCGAGCAACAAGGGCCAGTGCAGTGGAGAGATTTAGCTTCAATACCAGCAGAGCAGCAAGATGGCCTGATGTTGCAAGGCAAAGCAGTCTGGCTAAAACCTGCGGTGTGGTTACTGGACAATCAGCTAATACAAGGTAAAGCAGGCTACGACGTAGTGATCCCTGTACTGGTATCGAATCAGGGCCCTGCAGTGTTAGTCAATTTAGGATGGGTGCAAGCGCCGCCCAGCCGTGATCAATTGCCTGAACTTAGTATTCCTGAATCATTTGAATTAATGGCTTTACTACGCACTGAACTCAAAGGTTTTCGCCTTGGCCAGAATTTAGAAAACACAGGCCTGTGGCCACAACGTATGCAACAGGTGGAACCTGCAGAGCTTTCGCAAGTACTGGGGCAGGAATTGGCTCCGGTTTTACTCTACCAACAACAATCCCCTTATCTGTACCACTATAAAGCTGTGGTGATGCCGCCGGAAAAACACCGGGCTTATGCGCTGCAATGGTTATTACTGGCTGTTGCTGCGGTCGTCATCGGCTGGTTTATGTCAAAGAAGGAGCTTTAA